TGTTCGGGTGACGGGAAGGCCAAGCCATCGACCCTCACCGCCTTGTCGGAGACATCCTCTGGTTCCTGCGGCATCAGCGGGTCGTCCGCCCGGCTCCACAGCCGCATGTGCAGCTCGACCTCCACGCCGTCCGGCCCGACAAGCAGCGGGAGGTGGTGATGCGCCGCGGCGAGCGTTGCGAAATCGTGCCGGACCGGCTCGGCAGCTTCGTACCCGCCAGCGAGCAGCGCATCCCACGCGGCTTGCGCCATGTCTGCCGGGAAGAGCACGTCGAGATCGCGCATCGGCCTAAGCGCAGGCTCCGCATAGGCATGAAGCGCCAGCGCGCTCCCTTTCAGGAATAACGGCTCGATGCCCCGCTCGCCCAGCACGTCGCGCAGAGCCAGCCGCGCGCGCTGGAGCGCCATGGCCGACAGAGCGGAGCGGCGATGGGCGGCGGCGCATTCCGCCGCGAAGGGTGCAGGCAAGTTGCCGGAGTGGAGGTGGTGGAGCAGGGGGCCGAGCCGGTGGTCCGCAGCCATCGCCGCGAGCACTCTCCATTCGCGCTCGTCCAGCGCGCCCGCCGGTCCCGCATCGCCGCCGATAAGGGCGAGCAGGGCGGTCCGCGCGGCCTCGCTCATTGCATCAGTCGGGGACGGAGAAGCGCCCGGTCACGCGGCCCGACGGCTCGCCATTGGCAGCCGGGGCCCCGCTGCCTTCGATAGCGGAACGGCCGCTGCGCAGGTCGATGACGAGGTTGCCGCCGCGAAGCCGGTCGGACCCGCGATCGATCCCGACCGCACCCGACACGGTTATGATGCGGCGGTTGAAATCGTAGACCGCGACATTGCCCCGCACCGCCTCGTTCCCGCGGGTGACGTTCACGCCGCCGGTCGCGGTGATGCGCTGGATCTGCAACGTGCCGGCGTCGGTGTAATTGATGATCGTGTTCGCTGCGGTGAGCGTCAGGCCCGCCTGCCTGATGACGACATCGCCCGACAGCACCACGCGGTTCTGCCGGTCCTGCAGCTCGATCCGGTCGGCGGCGAAATCCACCGGCGCGTTGGAGTTATGGTCGGCGATCGCCTGCGCCGCGACCTGCTGCAAACCCAGCAGCGCTGCGGTGGCGGCAAGGAAACCGAAAGCGAAGCGGCGGAGGTAGGCGGTCATCACGGCATCCTCAGTTTGCCCGGCACCATGCGCAGCCGCGCATTGCCTGACAGGGTGATCTCGCGCGCATCCAGGTCGGCGCGAATGGCGTTGGCGCTGAAACTGCCGGCGGGAATGGCGCCTTCGATACCGCCAGACCCGATGACGGTATGTTCGGCAATGTCGACGGTCACGTTGCGCGCCGTCATCCGGTAACCGTCGGCCGCTTCGAATTCGACCGTGTCGCCCACCGAAATCAGTTCCTTGGCGAAGTCGTAGACCGCGCCGGTCGCCTGCAGGATGGCGGGCCCCGCATCGAGCAGGATGCGCGCTTCCAGCCGGCCCATCTCGACCGTGGTGTCCGTGCTGGTTTCCTGTACCGCGCTGGCCGCCATCACCGAGAACGGCCGGCCGTTGTCGTCCTGCCCGCGGTACATTGCCTGGCGCACCGCCAGCCGGTCGGGCGCGATGGCGACCTTGTTGCGATCGAGCAGGAAGCTGATTTCCCCGCGCGGCGCCAGCGGGGTGACCACCATCAGCGCGGCGACCACCCCGACAGCCGCGGGCAATGCCACGGCGAGGATGCGCACCAGCCGGTCGTGCGCGCCGCCCGGCGCGGCGAGGCGCTGGCGGCGGTTGCGCATCTGGTCGGCGGCTGCGGTCATCTGCTGTGTGTGGTCCCTGTCGCCTTACATGTGGCTGAAGATGTCGTGGTCGGCCCAGCCGGCGATATCCAGCCGCGCCCGCGTGGGAAGGAAATCGAAACAGGCCTGCGCGAGTTCCGTCCGCCCTTCGCGTTCCAACCGCTCGACCAGCTTTTCGCGCATGCGGTGGAGATAGCGTACGTCCGACGCCGCATAGTCGCGCTGGGCTTCGGACAGCTCCTTGCCGCCCCAGTCGCTCGACTGCTGCTGCTTGGAGATATTCTCGCCCACCAGCTCTTCCACCAGCACTTTCAGCCCGTGGCGATCGGTGTAGGTGCGCACCAGCTTGCTGGCGATCTTGGTGCAGAACACCGGCGCGGCCATCACGCCGAGATAATATTCGATGGCGGCAAGGTCGAAGCGGGCGAAGTGGTACAGCTTCAGCCGCTCCGGATCGGCGAGCACGGCGGTGAGGTTCGGCGCGTCGTAATCGCTGCCGGGGTTGAAGCGGACGAGATGCTCGTCCCCCTGCCCGTCGCTGATCTGGACGACGCAGAGCCGGTCGCGCGGCGTGACGAGGCCCATCGTCTCCGTATCGACGGCAATCGGGCCCGGCGCGAGCACGCCTTCGGGCAGGTCTTCTTCGTGGAAATATACAGCCATAGGCTGAGCGCCTTAGGCGACATGGGGATTGAGGGGAAGAGGCGCTGGCGGGGGCGCTGCGGCGGGCCTAGGCAGGGCGGGCCGATGACCGACGATCCCGTCCCCCCCGCCTGGCGCGCAATCCTGGAGCCGGTGCTCGCGTCTCCGCAAGCGCGGGCGCTGGGCGGCTGGCTGCAGGCCGAGGAGGCGGCGGGCAAGGCGATCTACCCGCCGCGCGGGCAGCGGCTGCGCGCGCTGGAGCTGACCGCGCCGGAGGATGCCAAGGTCGTCATCCTCGGGCAGGACCCGTATCACGGGCCGGGGCAGGCGATGGGGCTCAGCTTCTCCGTGCCCGAAGGCGTCCGCATCCCGCCGTCGCTGCGCAATATCTATACCGAGCTGGAAAGCGATCTCGGCATCGACCGGCCCGACCGCGGCGACCTGACGCGCTGGGCCCAGCGCGGCGTGCTGCTGCTCAACAACACGCTGACGGTGGAGGACGGCAAGGCAGGCAGCCACGCGGGCCGGGGGTGGGACGCGATCACCGACGCCTGCGTCGCCGCCGTCGCGGCGCAGGACACGCCGTCGGTGTTCATCCTGTGGGGCAGCCACGCGCAGAAGAAAGCCGCCCGCATTCCCGGCCTCTCGGACGGGAGGCATCTGGTGATAGAGAACCCGCATCCCAGCCCGCTTTCCGCCCGGCGCGGGTTTTTCGGCAGCCGCCCGTTCAGCCGCGCCAACGCCTTCCTCGACGCGAAGGGGCGCGGCGGGATCGACTGGCGTCCCTGAAAAACGCGCTCCTGCATACCCCGCGTTAACCATGCTGCGGGAGGGTTTGCCAAGCCGCTTGGGCCTAATGCGCCCCGCGCGATCTCGTCGCGGTGGACGAGGAGTACCTCGACGCGGTCACCGCCGCGTTCGGGCGCGTGGTCGATGCGAAGAGCCCCTACACGGCGGGTCATTCGACGCGGGTCGCCGACTTTGCCCAAGGGCTGGCGCGCAAGCTCCATGTTCCCGAAGGCCGCGTGCGCCAGCTGCGCCGGGCGGCGGCGTTGCACGATATCGGCAAGCTCGGCGTCTCCAGCGCGGTGCTGGAAAAGCCGGGCAACCGCCCCTATCGCGGGGCCATGCCGGTGGAAAAGGCGCTCGGCATCATGGCGGGCGAGGTCGGCAAGGCGGTCGATCCCGAATGTTTTGCCGCGCTGCGCGAACTGGTGGCGAGCGACGAAAAGCTGGCTGCCTGACCGCGCGCCGCCTTCGCCCCGGCCTCAGATAACTTCGCCACCTTCCGCGCGCAGCAATGCTGCGACGTCTGCCGGCTCGGCATGCAGGCTGCGCGTATCGACGGTGAGGAAGGTCTTGCCGGTGCGAATCTGGCTTTCGAGGTGGTTCGCCGCGACCTCGTCCACGTCGACATCGTCGAGCATGCGCGCGATCGCCCCGCCGGTTGCGCCGAGCATGCCGCTGACCGTCGCCATCGAGCCATAGGTCGAGGCGAGAATGGCGCCGGAAGCCGCAACCGGCCCCACCCCGGGGATGGAGAACACCGCGAGGCCGAACAACGCGCCCGCAAGGCCGGTGCCCGCAACCGTGCCCGCGACCTGCATCGGGCTGTGTCCCTGCTGCCAGCCGATCTGGGTATCCATGAAGCGGCTGACGCGCCAGAACTTGCTGATCCGATCGTTGGGGACCCCGGCATGCAGCAGTTCGGCAATGGCGTAGTCGGCCTGCTGCCGCCGCTCGAATACGGCGAGCACGGTATATTCGTCGAGCGTGGACAAGGCCTCGTGCGCGGCGGCGAAATCGCGGGCAAACGAGTGTCGCGCGGCTGCGTGGGCGAACCACAGGCGCAGGCCCGCATTCTCCCGCAGCCGGGCAGCGCTTTCCGACAGGCGGGGCCGGTGCAGCGTGCGCAGCATCTGCTCGACCGACATAGGCCGCAGCACCTGGTCGGTTGCGCGATTGATCCATTCGGACTCGACCGGGCGCGGATGACTGTCGGGGAGAAAGTTGAGCGCCGCCAGGTCGACGGCCTTGATCACGAATGCAGTGTCGGAGGCGTGGTCGGCCTCCATCGCGGCTTGACTATCATTTGATATAGGCCGCGTGAAGGACAGGCGTCACGAATCCTCCACAAATCGGCCACGCATTGTGACGCTGGCGGGATGCCACGCCGTTTGTGTGCCGCCTTGGTGCAAGACTGAGCGCGCCCGAAACGCCGGCTGCATTCTAGCGCGGCAGTTCGCTCTTGCCCATCAGCGCCTCGTCAACCGCGCGGGCGGCCTGGCGGCCTTCGCGGATCGCCCAGACGACCAGGCTCTGGCCGCGGCGCATGTCGCCGCAGGCCCAGATTCCCGCCTCGCTGGTGGCATAGGCCATCTCGTCCGCCGAAACCGCGCCGCGCTCCGTCAGCGCCACGCCCGACTGGTCGAGCAGGCCGCGGCGCTTGGGGCCGGTGAAGCCCATGGCGAGCAGGATGAGATCGGCTTCCAGCGTGAATTCGCTGCCCTCGACTTCCTGCATGCGGCCGTCTTTCCATTCGACGCGCACGCATTCCAGCCCGGCGACTTCGCCCTTCTTGCCGACCACGCGCTTGGTCAGCACGGCCCAGTCGCGCTGCGCCCCTTCCTCGTGGCTGGACGATGTGCGCAGCTTCAGCGGCCAGTCGGGCCAGGTCAGCGCCTTGTCTTCCTTTTCCGGCGGCTTGGGCATGATTTCCAGCTGGGTGACGCTTTTGGCGCCCTGCCGGTTGGATGTGCCCACGCAGTCGCTGCCGGTGTCGCCGCCGCCGATCACGACCACGTGCTTGCCGGTCGCGGTCAGGCTGCCGCGCGGCGCGGCGCGCACTTCGTCGTCGCCCGCATTGCGCTTGTTCTGCTGGGTCAGGAATTCCATCGCCAGCCGCACACCGGGTAGCTCCGCGCCCGGGATATCGAGCTGGCGCGGTTCTTCCGCCCCGCCTGCCAGCACCACCGCATTGAAATTCTCCCGCAGCGAGGCGAGGCTGACGGTCACACCCACTTCCGTGCTGGTGCGGAACTCGACGCCTTCGGCTTCCATCTGCACTGCACGGCGGTTGATGTGGTGCTTTTCCATCTTGAAGTCGGGGATGCCGTAGCGCAGCAGCCCACCGATCCGGTCGTTCTTCTCGAACACGGTGACCGCGTGGCCGGCGCGCGCCAGCTGCTGTGCGCAAGCGAGGCCGGCGGGACCGGAGCCGACGACGGCGACCGACTTGCCGGTCTTGCGTTGCGGCAGCTGCGGCTTGACCCAGCCTTCGTCCCACCCGCGGTCGATGATCGCGCATTCGATGCTCTTGATGGTCACCGGCTGGTCGGTGATGTTGAGCGTGCAGCTCGCCTCGCACGGGGCGGGGCAGATGCGACCGGTGAATTCCGGGAAATTGTTGGTCGAATGCAGCAGGTCGAGCGCGTTCTTCCAGTCCGCTTCGTAGACGAGGTGGTTCCAGTCCGGGATCAGGTTGTTCACCGGGCAGCCGTTGTGACAATAGGGGATGCCGCAGTTCATGCAGCGCGCGGCCTGCCCCTGCAGCATGTCCTCCGGCGGGGAGACGACGAATTCGTCATAGTTCTTCAGCCGTTCTTCGGGCGCGAGATAGTCCCGCTCGCGCCGCTCGATTTCGAGAAATCCGGTTTCCTTGCCCATATTACCTACTCCGCCGCCACGCTGGCAGCTTCTTCCCGCTCCGCTTCCAGCGCCTGCAGCGCGGCGCGGAAATCGCGGGGCATGACCTTGACGAACTTGCCGAGCGCGGCGTCCCAATCCTCCAGCAACGCGGCGGCACGGGCCGACCCCGTGTGGAGCTGGTGCCGCTCCACCAGGATGCGCAGCCGCTCGGCATCGTGGCGCAGCATGTCGCCCATGCCGGTATCGTCCACGCTGGCGGCGCGCTGCCTGGGCCGGCCGGTGCCGTCCTCCTCGTCGCGCGCGGGCGAAATCGCCTCGATATCGACCATCGCGGTGTTGCAACGCTTCGCGAAATCGCCGTCCGGATCGTAGACATAGGCGACCCCGCCGCTCATCCCCGCGGCAAAGTTGCGGCCCGTCCCGCCCAGCACGGCGACAACGCCGCCGGTCATGTATTCGCAGGCATGGTCGCCTGCGCCCTCGACCACCGCGACGGCGCCCGAATTGCGCACCGCGAACCTTTCGCCCGCGACGCCGGCGAAATAGGCTTCGCCCGCGATCGCGCCGTAAAGCACCGTGTTGCCGACGATGATGTTCTCGGTCGGCTCACGCCCGACGCTGTCGGGCTGGCGGACCACGATTCGGCCGCCCGACAGGCCCTTGCCCACATAGTCGTTCGCATCGCCGGTCAGGCTGAGCGTCACCCCGTGGGCGAGCCATGCGCCGAAGCTCTGCCCGGCGACGCCCGTAAGCTCGATCCGGATGGCGTCCTGCGGCAACCCGCGATGGCCATGCGCCCGCGCAATCTCGCCCGACAGCATGGTGCCCACCGTGCGGTTGGTGTTGCCGATTGTGCGCTGGAGCACGACTGGGTCGCCGCCGTCGATGGCGCCCCTCGCCGCCTCGATCAGCTCGACATCCATGGCGGCGGCAAGGCCGTGGTCCTGCGTTCCGGTCTGGTAATAATGCTCGCCCGTTTCGAGCGGGACCTGGTGGAGGATGCGGCCGAGGTCCACGCCCTTCGCCTTCCAGTGCGACAGGGCGCGGCGCATGTCGAGCCGGTCGACCCGGCCGATCATGTCCTGCAGCGTGCGGAAGCCCATCTCCGCCATGATCGCGCGCAGTTCCTCGGCGACGAAGAAGAAGTAGTTGATCACGTGTTCGGGCTGCCCGGTGAAACGCTTGCGCAATTCCGGGTCCTGCGTCGCCACGCCCACGGGGCAAGTGTTGAGGTGGCATTTGCGCATCATGATGCAGCCTGCCGCGATCAGCGGGGCGGTGGCGAAACCGAACTCGTCCGCGCCAAGCAGCGCGCCGATGGCGACATCGCGCCCGGTGCGCAGGCCGCCGTCGACCTGCACCGCGATGCGGCTGCGCAGGTCGTTCAGCAGCAGCGTCTGCTGCGTTTCCGCAAGGCCGATTTCCCACGGGCTGCCCGCGTGCGTCAGGCTGGTCAGCGGCGATGCGCCGGTGCCGCCTTCGTAACCGGAAATGGTGACATGGTCGGCGCGCGCCTTGGAAACGCCCGCGGCGACCGTGCCGACGCCCACTTCGGACACCAGCTTTACCGAAATGCGCGCGCTCGGCTGCACGTTCTTCAGGTCGTGGATCAGCTGGGCCAGATCCTCGATCGAATAGATGTCGTGGTGCGGCGGGGGCGAGATGAGGCCCACGCCCGGCGTCGAATGGCGGACCTTGCCGATGCGCTTGTCCACCTTGTGGCCGGGCAGCTGGCCGCCTTCGCCGGGCTTCGCGCCCTGCGCCATCTTGATCTGGATATCGTCCGAATTGACGAGATATTCGGTCGTCACGCCGAAGCGGCCGCTGGCGACCTGCTTGATGCGGCTGCGCATCGAATCGCCGCCCGGCAGCGGCTGGAAGCGCTCCGGCTCCTCCCCGCCTTCGCCGGTGTTGCTGCGCCCGCCGATGCGGTTCATCGCCACGGCGAGCGTGGAGTGCGCCTCGTGGCTGATCGACCCGAAGCTCATCGCCCCGGTGCTGAAGCGCTTGACGATTTCGCTGGCCGACTCGACTTCCTCCAGCGGCACCGGCTTGTCGGCGCGCCGGAATTCCATCAGCCCGCGGATGGTCAGCAAACGTTCCGCCTGGTCGTTCAGCGACTGGGCGAAGGCCTTGTAATTCTCCGGCAGGTTGCCGCGCACCGCGTGCTGCAAGTTGGCGATGTTGGCCGGGGTCCAGGCGTGATCCTCGCCCCGCAGGCGGTACTGGTAGATGCCGCCCACATCCAGCATCGACTTGTAGATCGGGTTGTCGCCATGCGCGATGGCGTGGCGGCGGACCGCCTCTTCCGCGACTTCGGTCAGCCCGATGCCTTCGATCGTGGTGGCGGTGCCGGTGAAATAGCGGTCGATCAAATCGTGGTTGAGCCCCACGGCGTCGAAGATCTGCGCCCC
This sequence is a window from Alteriqipengyuania flavescens. Protein-coding genes within it:
- a CDS encoding ribonuclease D, with amino-acid sequence MAVYFHEEDLPEGVLAPGPIAVDTETMGLVTPRDRLCVVQISDGQGDEHLVRFNPGSDYDAPNLTAVLADPERLKLYHFARFDLAAIEYYLGVMAAPVFCTKIASKLVRTYTDRHGLKVLVEELVGENISKQQQSSDWGGKELSEAQRDYAASDVRYLHRMREKLVERLEREGRTELAQACFDFLPTRARLDIAGWADHDIFSHM
- a CDS encoding LptA/OstA family protein — translated: MTAYLRRFAFGFLAATAALLGLQQVAAQAIADHNSNAPVDFAADRIELQDRQNRVVLSGDVVIRQAGLTLTAANTIINYTDAGTLQIQRITATGGVNVTRGNEAVRGNVAVYDFNRRIITVSGAVGIDRGSDRLRGGNLVIDLRSGRSAIEGSGAPAANGEPSGRVTGRFSVPD
- the gltB gene encoding glutamate synthase large subunit, translated to MDRTLRLDHTTRDGLYDSRNEHDACGVGFIAHIKGEKTHDIVTQALQILANLDHRGAVGADPLLGDGAGLLMQVPDPLLRKWADGEGVTLPQPGDYAVAMCFLPQDEAARDFAVAQLEKFVAKEGQQVLGWRDVPTTLDGIGKAVLESMPVIRQCIVARGDNCADQDAFERKLVVIRKQTLNPLAALAEKHDLPGLKQTYMPSFSSRTLVYKGLLLATQVGAFYDDLRDPDCVSALGLVHQRFSTNTFPSWRLAHPYRFMAHNGEINTVRGNVNWMNARRRTMESELLGPDLDKMWPLIPHGQSDTACLDNALELLVAGGYSLAHAMMMLIPEAWARNPLMDADRHAFYEYHAALMEPWDGPAAVAFTDGRQIGATLDRNGLRPARYLVTKDDHVILASESGVLPVAEEDIVRKWRLQPGKMFVIDLEQGRIIEDAELKAELSSAHPYAEWLEKAQYKLADLDTIDPELAETPEHSTTLLQRQQAFGYTQEDLTKFLEPMAIHGEDPIGSMGTDTPIAVLSEKSRLLYDYFKQNFAQVTNPPIDPIREELVMSLLSMIGPRPNLLGRDAGTHKRLEVSQPILTNEDLAKIRSVESALDGAFRTATVDITWDAASGVEGIGLAIKEMCWAATEAVLQDHNILILSDRAQSRDRVPMPALLATAAVHHHLVRQGLRMQTGLVIETGEAREVHHFCVLAGYGAEAINPYVALETLEDLRARKFPTVDADEVRKNYIKGVGKGIQKVMSKMGISTYQSYCGAQIFDAVGLNHDLIDRYFTGTATTIEGIGLTEVAEEAVRRHAIAHGDNPIYKSMLDVGGIYQYRLRGEDHAWTPANIANLQHAVRGNLPENYKAFAQSLNDQAERLLTIRGLMEFRRADKPVPLEEVESASEIVKRFSTGAMSFGSISHEAHSTLAVAMNRIGGRSNTGEGGEEPERFQPLPGGDSMRSRIKQVASGRFGVTTEYLVNSDDIQIKMAQGAKPGEGGQLPGHKVDKRIGKVRHSTPGVGLISPPPHHDIYSIEDLAQLIHDLKNVQPSARISVKLVSEVGVGTVAAGVSKARADHVTISGYEGGTGASPLTSLTHAGSPWEIGLAETQQTLLLNDLRSRIAVQVDGGLRTGRDVAIGALLGADEFGFATAPLIAAGCIMMRKCHLNTCPVGVATQDPELRKRFTGQPEHVINYFFFVAEELRAIMAEMGFRTLQDMIGRVDRLDMRRALSHWKAKGVDLGRILHQVPLETGEHYYQTGTQDHGLAAAMDVELIEAARGAIDGGDPVVLQRTIGNTNRTVGTMLSGEIARAHGHRGLPQDAIRIELTGVAGQSFGAWLAHGVTLSLTGDANDYVGKGLSGGRIVVRQPDSVGREPTENIIVGNTVLYGAIAGEAYFAGVAGERFAVRNSGAVAVVEGAGDHACEYMTGGVVAVLGGTGRNFAAGMSGGVAYVYDPDGDFAKRCNTAMVDIEAISPARDEEDGTGRPRQRAASVDDTGMGDMLRHDAERLRILVERHQLHTGSARAAALLEDWDAALGKFVKVMPRDFRAALQALEAEREEAASVAAE
- a CDS encoding nucleotidyltransferase family protein, yielding MSEAARTALLALIGGDAGPAGALDEREWRVLAAMAADHRLGPLLHHLHSGNLPAPFAAECAAAHRRSALSAMALQRARLALRDVLGERGIEPLFLKGSALALHAYAEPALRPMRDLDVLFPADMAQAAWDALLAGGYEAAEPVRHDFATLAAAHHHLPLLVGPDGVEVELHMRLWSRADDPLMPQEPEDVSDKAVRVDGLAFPSPEHQFAHLVVHAVHVHSLDVGPLVLVDIVRLAEAHPLDWDAIWFEAKRAGWARAAALIVTLAERWVAPGLLARSRCPQLVPDNVVAAVPDLLLQPLAERHRSIMLAGLGKSELPQTRAPAPRPWGDPRWLANRAVRLAGAVTDAGARRRAAQMTALHAWLGD
- a CDS encoding LPS export ABC transporter periplasmic protein LptC; the encoded protein is MTAAADQMRNRRQRLAAPGGAHDRLVRILAVALPAAVGVVAALMVVTPLAPRGEISFLLDRNKVAIAPDRLAVRQAMYRGQDDNGRPFSVMAASAVQETSTDTTVEMGRLEARILLDAGPAILQATGAVYDFAKELISVGDTVEFEAADGYRMTARNVTVDIAEHTVIGSGGIEGAIPAGSFSANAIRADLDAREITLSGNARLRMVPGKLRMP
- a CDS encoding HD-GYP domain-containing protein; the encoded protein is MDEEYLDAVTAAFGRVVDAKSPYTAGHSTRVADFAQGLARKLHVPEGRVRQLRRAAALHDIGKLGVSSAVLEKPGNRPYRGAMPVEKALGIMAGEVGKAVDPECFAALRELVASDEKLAA
- a CDS encoding uracil-DNA glycosylase, with product MTDDPVPPAWRAILEPVLASPQARALGGWLQAEEAAGKAIYPPRGQRLRALELTAPEDAKVVILGQDPYHGPGQAMGLSFSVPEGVRIPPSLRNIYTELESDLGIDRPDRGDLTRWAQRGVLLLNNTLTVEDGKAGSHAGRGWDAITDACVAAVAAQDTPSVFILWGSHAQKKAARIPGLSDGRHLVIENPHPSPLSARRGFFGSRPFSRANAFLDAKGRGGIDWRP
- a CDS encoding glutamate synthase subunit beta produces the protein MGKETGFLEIERRERDYLAPEERLKNYDEFVVSPPEDMLQGQAARCMNCGIPYCHNGCPVNNLIPDWNHLVYEADWKNALDLLHSTNNFPEFTGRICPAPCEASCTLNITDQPVTIKSIECAIIDRGWDEGWVKPQLPQRKTGKSVAVVGSGPAGLACAQQLARAGHAVTVFEKNDRIGGLLRYGIPDFKMEKHHINRRAVQMEAEGVEFRTSTEVGVTVSLASLRENFNAVVLAGGAEEPRQLDIPGAELPGVRLAMEFLTQQNKRNAGDDEVRAAPRGSLTATGKHVVVIGGGDTGSDCVGTSNRQGAKSVTQLEIMPKPPEKEDKALTWPDWPLKLRTSSSHEEGAQRDWAVLTKRVVGKKGEVAGLECVRVEWKDGRMQEVEGSEFTLEADLILLAMGFTGPKRRGLLDQSGVALTERGAVSADEMAYATSEAGIWACGDMRRGQSLVVWAIREGRQAARAVDEALMGKSELPR